The Xenopus laevis strain J_2021 chromosome 4L, Xenopus_laevis_v10.1, whole genome shotgun sequence genomic sequence GAGGATTTCAATAAGAAGCCGCAGTTGACATTTGGATCACCATCCAGACATTAATTATATTTGGGATCTTTAGTGGCAGAACCTTTGGCATTAATTGAATGTGATTGGCTGAGCTTCTGCCAAGGTTCCAGCCACATTATTATCCTTCAGTCTAACACTAAATTGTCTCCTGGGGTCGGTGCCTTTGGGCGGGTCATTAGGATTTTTACAGGCCAATTACTTtgggctttacttgccctttgcaGATGAGAGAAGTTATTTGCAGGACAAATGATACAATGTATCCACTCGGCGTCCAGTTAAAAATCCCTATGTTCTCCAGTCTTTCACTTTGtatgttttggaattatttacattttttgatctCCAGTGGCTGCCTGGTTGTCATGGCCAGTCACCATAGCAACAGACTGCATGCTTAATAGGGGTGTGAATGGCGGAGGGtgtgaatataaagatgaataaatatTACTTGTTATAATTAGTTATAATCCGTGTCCTCCACGTACCActcagccgaatacagaaccaacAGCATCGGGACTGAGGTTCTCGGGCTCAGTGGGTCAGTGACCTCAAGGGTCCCCCGTGCGACATAAAGGCCCCCCCTAACATAACTCCCTGCCGCTGCCACACTACAGACCTTGTACATTACTTGTGATCAGACAAGAGGGTCGGGTGCCACGGGGAGTGGGTCAGGGTCAGTGGGGACCAGGAAGCCAAAGAACCACttggtttttcccagtgtcccaccgacccagtccaaccctgggaaCTAGAGATGTGCGGTCTGGCCTGATACCCACTTGTTTACCTGCAGGTCGGGCAAACCTTGCACCCTCTTTCGGGGTCGCGGGTGGGTCTGGGTTTAGCTCTTCAGCTTACTCGCCCAACTTCCgggttcaacttttatagacaagctcctgctcgccccgccccttttgtgatgtcatcagcggaGCGgctcgggtctataaaaggaaatcTGACTCAGGATCGGGTTGGGTAAAAAACATCACTACTGGAAACCAGATCCAGAACCTGATTTGTACATTTGTTATCCCATTATTGCCCTGAACCCTCAGTCCCTTTGTACATTAGACTCCCTGCTGGGCAGTGCTGCCCCCTAGTGGTACAATTTATCAccaacattaaatataaagaatataagaACGACTAAAACACCACAATACATGTGCCCAAAAGGATATGATAATGATATAAATGATCAAACCtcagaataaataaaaagcaattttaattTACCACCGTGCCatgtactaaaaacatttaaaaacaagcagcacTGGATGTTTAGCCCCGTTATCTGATTAAATGTGCAACTGAAATGAGTGCTATTCCGTTAGTATGTAGAGAATATTCAATTGGGTAAATCCTTAGTGGTCCTGTAAAGGCAAAAGTCCCAAAGTCAAGACAAATAATGGGCACACGTTCCCCAAAGTGACTCGATCATCCGAGAAATTTTTCAAATGGCTATTTGGGTACTTTTTGCCTGTAGGCCAATGTTCAATAATGGGTGGAATAATTCCAATATTGGGGGTTAATAGGTGCTGGCCGATTGGTACATAGTCCAGATGGCAAAATTTACTTTCCCTTCCATGAAACAGACTTTTCTATAATGGCCCTTGGGATTATTTATTATAGAGACTGGTGGATACGCCTGTATTGTCCCGACTCTCCTTCTGTTCCCTCCTGcttcattgtatttattataaggggtgggtcacctttaaaggagaagtaaacccttgttACTAAAAtctcctacccccctaccctacatagacccccctccctgcaccCCTCCCCCTAGACTAGGTGttaccccagggaaatgccccaactctttacttaccccttggtgcagattcagggcattgaagttcacggcgccatcttcttctcttgagTAAACTTTGGGAATAGAGCGGCggatgccagaaaaaaaaacaaaaaatgattgaagtggctgaagatgagGCCCGTGAAGTccctggacagaatctgcaccgaggggtaagtaaagagttggggCATTTCCCTCGGGTAACCActaggaggggggaggggggagtgtgggggtctatgtagagtaggggggcaggggattttagtagcaaggggttgtttctcctttaagagaactaTTAggaagttatagaatggctaattctaagcaacttttcaattggtctttgttatttatttaattttttatagtttttgaatcattttcctccttcttccaactctttccagctttcaaatgggggtcagtgaattggatgaggagtaaggagtCTATTTATCACATTGTGTAAGAAGTGGAGTAAAAGAAGTGATGTTGCTctgagcagccaatcagcaattagattccAACAGTCAGAAAacaaaagatctgattggctgctctggGCCACAGTCATTATTTGGATATATCCAATAAAGACAAGAGGGACACtcgagctacaactcccagcagccctgccCCCTCTGATGCCTGAGAGTCTGGGCGCCCCATTATTAGGGGACATTTGGGGGTCGGCTCTGAGCTACAGATAAAGTAGACTCCGGGCAGTGGGCCAGACGCATGCGCAGCAGCAGGACAAACACGATGCGCGGAGAGGAAACAGAGGGCGGGCCCTGCAATAAATTCCTTGAGATTCCTGCTCCTCCCCCAACAGACAGCGGATCATGTGATCACTGCGCTCACTGCACCCGCGATATTAGTTACCGAGCTCCCCCTGCCGCTCATTGAGGGAACTGCAGCCTCTGCTCCGGACACATCAGTCTCCCCTGCGCCCCCTGCCGCCCATTctactccctgcaactcccggacCGACCTCTCTACTTCCCTTTACTCCTCCCATATCCGACATTAGCCCCGGGCCCAGCGGGAATGAGACGCAAAGTTATTGAGctgtgactcctcctcctcctcctgctgctaaTGTCACTGCTGCTTCTCACTCTGATACTGGCACTGTTGGTTCTCACTCTGATACTCACTggcactgctggttctcactcTGACACTGGCAGTGCTGCTTCTCACTCTGATACTCACTggcactgctggttctcactcTGACACTGGCATTGCTGGTTCTCATTCTGATACTCACTggcactgctggttctcactctgatactcactggcactgctgcttctcactctgatactcactggcactgctggttctcactcTGACACTGGCATTGCTGCTTCTCACTCTGATACTCACTggcactgctggttctcactcTGACACTGGCATTGCTGCTTCTCACTCTGATACTCACTggcactgctggttctcactcTGACACTGGCACTGGTGGTTCTTACTCTGATACTCACTGGCACTACTGGTTCTCACTGTGCCACTCGCCATCTGGAATAGCTGGTACTTCTGATACTCACCGACCCACTGGCACCAATTATAATTCACTCTGGTTCTCACGTACATTCCTCTTATTCCTATTGGTACCACTGGTAATAACCGTAAGTATCTCTAGGCTGCTGTGCTATTTACTCTAATACCCTGGTACTCACCAAGTGGAACTAAATAACATACTCATCCTCTGACACTGCTGGTACTATCTGGGACTCCCTaatactcaggcccggactggcaatctgtgggttctggcaaatgccagaggggctgctattaggTCCCATAGAgattcagtatttagtgggctggtgggggctgattgggtctattttgactcccagtccagacctattGTTACTCACCCAATGCTGAAACCCAGTATAAATACTCTGCTGATACTCACTGGGACTCTAATATTCTGTTGGTACTGCCCAAACTCTGTAATATTCTTCTATCTCTCTAATACTCAGCTGCAACTTACAGAGACTCCACAGTATTTCTCTGTTACTCCCAATGACTCTCTAATACTCTGCTGTTACTCACTAGCACCAAATATTAATGTTCAATGGCTCCTAATACTCTGATGGTTCTCTCTGGAGATTACTGAGATTTTCAGCAATTTAGTGTTACTCTACCAATACTCTGTAATGCCCTGTTATTACTCTCTGGGCCTGTTGTGTATTACTGACTGACATACTCCCTGATACTATGGGCTGAGCTGTCTATAGCAGTGAGTTGCtgttcattattatcattattattattattactgcctGGCACCGCCATACTCACTACTTGTACAACATATTTATTATGGCTGCACTCTCTGATACTGACTATTAGTCACTGGCAACCTTGGGGTTAATAGTGTCTTATGGACAGAGAGTCACTGGCTGCTGGAGGGTTAATTATTTAACTTATTATGACAGAGTGTTAGTTTAGAGTCAGTAGTTGTGGGGTTAATATTTCATTATGGGCAGAGAGTGATTCATTGTAAGGGGGGGGGAGACTTCTGAAAGTCACAGCCACCGTAGGGTTAAATTCCCCCTTGGACAGAGAGGTCAGTTGGCAGTTGCAAGGTTAATATTTATTGCTGTTCCAGGGCAGGTCAGTACAAGTGGAAATACAGTTCCACCTTAAATCCCCTCTGGTGGGGGCGGGGCTGGCTGGAGGGGGTGGAGCCTGTGCTGGGTACAGACATgggagggacagacagacaaGGAAGCCTGTGAGTTCAACTGTCAGGAGAGGATTGTCAGCCCCCGGGTGTCACCATGTCAGGTCAGTGTTTCACCCCCATATGCCCAAATTCTTTGAAAGAGTTAAAACCCCAGAGATAGACACGACACAGGGGGACTGGCACTAACTGTCACTAACTGTCACTTATTGGCACTAACTGTCAGTTTCCCGTCATTCACAGTCTGCAAGGTCACAACAGGCAACTCTCTGTCCCTGGGGCCCTTTAACCCTTGTTTCCCCACTAGGCCAGTGTGaggtgctgctgggagttgtagggagGAAGAGGTCAGggagttgtggggggggggggtggtgccAGTTATTTATATCTGAATGGAAAGAAACTATAAATACTGCTGCATGCTGGGAATGTACAGGAGTTCCAGGCTTTATAAATAGGGCTGGACATTGCAACGCTCGGAtcttgcagaactacaactcacaaccagGAGCAGTGGGACACAAACTGAGAGATGTAGTTCTGCAGAATGTGGGTGGGAAATGGTTGGGttgcaatgtttatatatatctgtccCACAGCCTAGGGCCCTCCGGCTCTTGTTCAACTACAATATGTGACCCTCCAGCTGTTTCTGTACTGCAACCGGGGGCAGCCCTTGTTACTTCTCGTATGTAATAAGCCCGCGTGGTACATGTGACTCCTGGGGCGTTGCTTGCAGCCAATAGGAAGCAGCCGCTAATCACTGATTTGAATCCATAGTGTCCAATATTAGCCAGGGGCCACATCAGCTTCTACATGGGGCCCCTCAAGTGACACTTGCCTAATTGTGGCCCCTGTCAGTGCCCTCAGATCTGCCAGTAAAGTTTTCTATAATAAAGATTCAGCTCTCACCCCTGGTCTGTAACCAACTTGCACCCCCCCATGCCACGTCTTGTGCCCAACTCAGCCAAAAACGTGCCCATTTTGCTCACATGGAGGTGCCTACGAAATTTACCCCTCGCCAGGGATTTAGTACAGGGGTTAAATTACACAAATTGGGGCAGAATCATTCAGGCTCCCTGTCTTTGCTTTATTCATTTCTGCGCTCTCCAGAGTAACCACAGAATTACCAGCCCACTAACTGTCACTCAGGAAACTGTCAGTGCAAAGGAAAAGTCATTCCAGTATTTGCACTGGGGACCCTGGGAAAGAGCCTGCTGGACCTGTAGGGGCAGTTTTACACTCCAACCCCATTGGTCTCATGTTCTGCAGCTGGAGAGCTCAGGACACTGTGATTGGCTCATTCCTTAAACTGCCATTGGACAGAGAGATGTAGGAAGCGCCAtaaaacccttaaagggatactcaaTTTATTACCATGTCATTCCTAAGGCCGATTGACATTTTTATTATGGGAAATTGTGTAAAAAGTTGCGTTATCACTATAAACATCACAAAGATAATTgtgaaaatatagaaaaatttaatatgtgtttgaatatttttcaatttGCCCAATTTCCTTCTGTGAGACATGGATTAAGCTTTGCTGATGCTGTGAGCCCTTTAAGAGGCAacttacaactcccagcaccaatcATATAGTTAAATCAAAGGGcctggggtgctgggagttgttagTTGCCTCTTACAGGGCAAAATGAAACTCTCAGCGGCCCCTGATTTTGCTCTGTACAGTGATGGGTTAATATTTTTCATAAAGAGAAGGGGCCCTGGGAGTTACACCCCCTGTACCCTCTGCTATTGAAGCAGTATGGCATctctcattcattcattcaatatAATCATGTAAAGAAGTCAGGCTCCTAGTTACAGACAAATATGGgaaattaaagggcaaataaattctAATAATACATGGGGTGAGGCAGATACTAGTTTTTCGGCATGAATTTGGCCCCAGTCCCTCCGCTGCATTACGATAATCTCCCCAGAATACTGGAATTAATGCCGTCAGATTCCCATCAAGCAGCTGTGTAGGGTGCGGGGAGTTGAATTGATCCAGAAATGTCAATAAATCTCCTATTCGTTGGCACTAATGAGCCGTGATTGGTCCAATAGAGATCTCAGGGGGCAAATGGTTGATTTGAGAGAGAGTAATTACCATACAGGGACCTCCCACTGGTACAGCCAATAGGAATCTACACGGTGGTGCTGCAGAAAGATTGGGATTTGGGGAGTTAATTGAAGGGGAAAACTTTAACCCCTTTGAGGGGAAGCCTTAACCCCTGTAGCTGATTTCCCCAATGGATTCCTTTTGTCCCTGTATCTCCAGACCAGATGTACCGTGAGCGCCTCCTGCAGGACACGCCCTATTTAACAAAGAGCGGGAGGCTGAGCGAGCGAGTGGCCGACAGGATAATCCTCCAACTCAACCGCGTTTATCCGCAGATCCTCTCTAATAAAGAGGCAGAAAGGGTAAGTACTGCAGCCCTATAACATTAATAATCCCGGCattcccagcagccccccatctccttatcttgttaggcatctcttgtgagtcagtggcactgcacatgctcagtgggctctgggctgatggggaggagctaagcttaggggtcggggGAAATCATCAAGtggaaagtgatgtcacatctgtcatagaagctgatgctatagggctgattatgaatcagttctgatgcagactgcactgatttctatgctgccatgtcaTGTGAATCTGAATTCCTTATTAATTGGCCTTGTATTGTGAgtgttgcagcacagagcatgtgcagtgaatcagctgaaaagaagatggggagctactggggcatctttggagacacagatctttactgctaaatggctgtggttgccttgggctgttacagaagtacaaaacataatgtacaacatggcTACttgtttagttaggctttagttctcctttaaatcattatGACTGATCTGCTGAGTACAGAGGTTTCTGGTTACAATCCGGTGTATAATAAGGTATATAATAAGTTGTATAGTAAGGAATATAAGAAGGTGTATAATAAGTTATATATTAAGGTATATAATAAGGTGTATAATAAGGTATATAATAAGGTGTATAATGAGGTATAGAATAAGTTGTATAGTAAGGAATATAAGAAGGTGTATAATGAGGTATATAATAAGTTTTATAGTAAGGAATATAAGGTGTATAATAAGGAATATGATAAATTGTATAATAAGGAATATAATAAGGTGTATAATAAGGTACAGAGCTTTGATTAGTGCTGACCTATTTGAATTTTGGATTGAGGTATATAATAAGTTATATAATAAGTTGTATACTAAGGAATATAATAAGATGTATAGTAAGTTGTATAATAAGGAATATAAAAAGGTATATAATAAGGAATATAATAAGGAATATAATAAGGTGTATAATAAGGTACAGAGCAACATTAGACTGATGTTTCATGTTGAATTCCCAGTTCCGGAACCCCCAGACCCCCCTGCGGACGCGACTATCCGACCTGCTGAAGCACCTGCACCGGAATGGGGACCGGGAATGTCAGGAATTCTACCGGGCGCTTCGGAACAACGCAGATAAAATATACGCCACTCTGCCAAGCCGGGAAAATATACGTAAGTGTCAGTACCAGCCAGAGCCAGCAGGGGGCGGAATATCACTTGttctaaaaattctatttgtttttattctagtTCTGTATTGGTTTCTGTATctctatatcatcatcatcatctattgaTACggcaccagcaagttacacaaAGTCATAACCAGCATACGTTACAATCATTGAACAAACCAGGGTCAcagagtaaaaatataaatatttaatgtaaataatttGTTATATATCTCACCGCTGTATTAGTATGTTGTTTTTAGCATGTGTTGTTGCACCTAGAACTATTTACATTTAGATGCTGACAGGAGTCAGCCAAACATTTCTTctataaatgatttatatttctttatactcATTGTCTCCAAAGAGAGACTTTCGGTTCTGTCCGGTTGCTAAGCACAATGTTCCCAGCAACCCAGGAGTTGTTGGCTGAAGAGTATCTTTTATTACTTTCATATTACAGTGCATTTCATTGCTGAACgtattacatataatataatgtacaggaAAGAATGAGACATACATCATTATTctgattgtatttaaaggggttgttcacctttaaattaactgttagtatgatatagaaagggatattctgagacaatttgcaattggttttcattttttattatttgtggtttttgacttatttagctttttattcagcagctctccagtttgcaatttcagccatctggttgctagggtccaaattcccctagcaaccatgcattgatttgaataagagactggaatataaataggagaggcctgaatagaaagatgaggaataaaaagtaacaataacaatacatttgtagccttacagggcatttgtttttttatatggggtcagtgacccccttttgaaagctggaaagagtcagaatcattaaatattaaaaataaataatgaaggccaattgaaaagttgcttagaattagcctttctataacatactaatagtacttaaaggtgaaccacccctttaaatgccccTCTCTATAAGTGCAGTGCAGTTATAGTTTCCCTGGGGTTTTAATGCagtttattgtattattattaattattattaattatttcttgTATCATATTTAGCTTATTGTCTGTTCTTGCCCCACAGAGAGGGTGGAGCCTGCAGAGATCAGCGCAGAACAGGAGAAGATTATATTAAATGACAGGGGTAAGTGGTGTAAAATGTGTCCTTGTAGATAATGCAACTCCTCTATTGATACCTGAGCACAGGGTGGGGCTCAGCCCACAGGCAGGGAATAGAGAGGAGACCTGGCTCATATTACTGATATCCTGATCTCCTCTCTATTGTCTGCATGTGGGCTGAGCCCTGCCCTCTGGTCAGAATGTGAAAGCTAATAAAGCTCCATGCTAGGCCTATGGGTTCAGATTGAAACTGATTTACTTTACTCATATTCAATAAATCAAGCAATATGGAGGTCTATGATAACGTTTCGGCACTTTATAGAACCGTCAACTTTAACGATAGAAATGTTAAATCTTTGGCACTTACATAACAGCACTTCACTTtgtaaaggcatgtaaaggcaaaaaaataaaatcccatttttactttctttaatgaaaaagaaacctatctccaatatactttaattaaaaaatgtgtgctgtttttataagaaacctgactgtatgcagtgagattctcccttcatttactgctgtggataggcattgtcagacggtccctaactgctctgcagggaaacaatcagacttatgaacagcagggggagcccccaccttacttcccagccatgcagaactcaagcagctttgtttgtttccctgtagagcagtcagtgactgtgtagagatttgtattggattttattttggcttgacatcccctttactgtttccaactccagctgcagggacaaagatcatggagccagatttaaacagataaactgggattctatttggaggattattttgctgcagccactggttctgcagagttggagaaagtttgtattaaacaatacaaaaactataaaatccacattagattacatgacaacacaggacacagtcagtctgtatattctgattattaatcagtcttgtgtatcggcttctggcagatattatttgacttgtgctgttttgatcatttatgatgatccctaagcagcccagaccacactgagcatgtgcacagtcttggtcttgcaaagatgtataacaaagatATACATAAGCATTTCTAGTCTtgttctattttacactttacttcccctttatgtcCGTTAATGAATAATTAGGATTTTCCCCCTGGATTGTATAAGAAAGCTTTTTGTTAGTGGATAAATAGGGGAATCACCACtcttgattttttaaagatgAGACCGCTTATATTAGGGGGCGCAATtgctaagtttgagtgaaggattcgaataaaaaaagacttcaaatttcgaagttattttttggctacttcgaccatcgaattggctacttcaaccttcgactacgactttgaatcgaacgattcgaactaaaaatcgttcgactatttgaccattcgatagtcgaagtattgtctctttaaaaaaaacttcgaaaaattcTGCAATTGTTACATTATGTCAGTTATGTGAACATGGTATTTTCACTGTTTCAGGTTTTGAATCAATATCTAGTAAATTTCCACTTGCTTCAGggtctcttaggggcagatttatcaaggatcgtattaaaaattagaatttttaaattcgaatttcgagttcattttagggaatagtccaaattcgattctgtctctttaaaaattcgacttcgaccattcgccatctaaaacctgctgaattgctgttttagcctatgggggacctcctaaaacctatttggtggactttgaaaaaattccatcgaatgcgctgttactttgatttgtacgattcgaattcgaacgaaaactGACTATTcaccgggaaaaaaaaacttagattttttttaaataaattttggttggtctttttttatttgaatttcaacgttttttttattcgaaattcgacccttgataaatctgccccttagtctcacATATAGAATGCTTAATTAGCCATTATAATTGATATAGCGACTAATGAGAAGCTTAGCCAATGATATGGATATGATAAAATCTGGATGCCTTGATTGGCCCATGAGAAAGAGGCTTTGCTGTTTTCAGCGTCACATCCTTAAAAACGATGGGCGAAGAAATATTAAAACAAACTTGGAGGTCCACAGTTGAATTGTGCCCAGCCATCGAATTAGGGTTTTTGtatgtttaaaatgaataaaaaaaaaatttaaaaaaagttaacttttaggggcaaatttatcaagggttgaatttcgaagttaaaaatactttgaaattcgaccatcgaatttgaacaattcgaaggattttagcgatcgatcgaacgattttacttagattttgcaaaGTAGAAAACTGCTCGaggaaggtttaatttggcgaagtattgaaatcaatgtttttttaaagagacagtacttcgattatcgaatggtcgaataatcgaacgattttacttcgaaacgaagtcgaagtcgtagtatcctattcgatggtcgtggtttcaaaaaaatgacttcaaattttatttacttcgaaaatt encodes the following:
- the card19.L gene encoding caspase recruitment domain-containing protein 19 isoform X1, translating into MSDQMYRERLLQDTPYLTKSGRLSERVADRIILQLNRVYPQILSNKEAERFRNPQTPLRTRLSDLLKHLHRNGDRECQEFYRALRNNADKIYATLPSRENIQRVEPAEISAEQEKIILNDRGPLYFLACFSAAAGLAFLLYYNNPEMKSNGSARKVFGYTAIGFGRHIKNILISFLEEPLGSQ
- the card19.L gene encoding caspase recruitment domain-containing protein 19 isoform X2, producing MYRERLLQDTPYLTKSGRLSERVADRIILQLNRVYPQILSNKEAERFRNPQTPLRTRLSDLLKHLHRNGDRECQEFYRALRNNADKIYATLPSRENIQRVEPAEISAEQEKIILNDRGPLYFLACFSAAAGLAFLLYYNNPEMKSNGSARKVFGYTAIGFGRHIKNILISFLEEPLGSQ